The Pantanalinema sp. genome includes a window with the following:
- a CDS encoding transglycosylase SLT domain-containing protein: protein MRKLAVLSVLLIGIALPATAASQAPALAKNDPVVRFISSQYGRAKAERFAPIIHAKATKYGHDPLLIARLIKLESDFDPRERTGDAMGLMQIRRGHARHGEDLYDPTTNLEFGCRILAEYTREFKGDKHKGLSAYLHGPIYVASRGVRRTGYSRRLLGE, encoded by the coding sequence TTGCGTAAACTCGCCGTCCTGAGCGTGCTGCTCATCGGGATCGCCCTGCCCGCCACCGCCGCGAGCCAGGCCCCCGCGCTCGCCAAGAACGATCCGGTCGTGCGCTTCATCTCCTCGCAGTACGGTCGCGCCAAGGCCGAGCGCTTCGCGCCGATCATCCACGCCAAGGCGACCAAGTACGGCCACGACCCGCTGCTCATCGCCCGCCTGATCAAGCTGGAGAGCGACTTCGACCCCCGCGAGCGCACCGGCGACGCCATGGGCCTGATGCAGATCCGCAGGGGACACGCCCGCCACGGCGAGGACCTCTACGACCCGACGACCAACCTCGAGTTCGGGTGCCGGATCCTCGCCGAGTACACCCGCGAGTTCAAGGGCGACAAGCACAAGGGCCTCTCCGCCTACCTGCACGGCCCCATCTACGTGGCCAGCCGCGGCGTGCGGCGCACCGGCTACAGCCGCCGCCTGCTGGGGGAATGA
- a CDS encoding M23 family metallopeptidase: MSESFDAPGAKLRAIDFSPRTLGLLRPLSAPLTYLGLRVAGRDVPVYAFFDHTCRAIAYPMRFAVTTCRDWRGGQLTYDKHLGTDFVVPVGTPVTAAAAGVVRCARSESVGGRYLWIDHGGGYSTVYQHLSEALVREGQKVARGELVARSGASGLAIESFFPLVPPHLHFALFVDGVPADPFPGEGSPGFWEEATDPRPYDFGSELDLALPYDGIAKRDLLAAFAEDPLLATNFIPPLTALAPEHFSHGGDWRELVERPRLALSLPFRAEDVSRLVFK; the protein is encoded by the coding sequence ATGAGCGAATCCTTCGACGCGCCCGGGGCCAAGCTCCGGGCGATCGACTTCAGCCCCCGCACCCTTGGCCTGCTGAGGCCCCTTAGCGCGCCCCTCACCTACCTGGGCCTGCGCGTGGCCGGGCGCGACGTGCCGGTCTACGCCTTCTTCGATCACACCTGCCGCGCGATCGCCTACCCGATGCGCTTCGCCGTCACCACCTGCCGCGACTGGCGCGGGGGGCAGCTCACCTACGACAAGCACCTGGGCACCGACTTCGTGGTGCCCGTGGGCACCCCCGTCACCGCCGCCGCCGCGGGGGTGGTGCGCTGCGCGAGGAGCGAGAGCGTGGGGGGGCGCTACCTGTGGATCGACCACGGGGGCGGCTACTCCACCGTCTACCAGCACCTGAGCGAGGCGCTCGTCCGTGAGGGGCAGAAGGTGGCGCGCGGGGAGCTCGTCGCGCGCTCGGGCGCTTCCGGCCTCGCCATCGAGAGCTTCTTCCCCCTGGTGCCGCCCCACCTGCACTTCGCGCTCTTCGTCGACGGGGTGCCCGCCGATCCCTTTCCCGGCGAGGGGTCGCCGGGCTTTTGGGAGGAAGCGACGGATCCGCGCCCTTACGACTTCGGCTCCGAGCTGGATCTTGCCCTGCCCTACGACGGGATCGCCAAGCGCGACCTGCTCGCGGCCTTCGCCGAGGATCCGCTGCTTGCGACCAACTTCATCCCGCCCCTCACGGCGCTTGCGCCCGAACACTTCAGCCACGGCGGCGACTGGCGCGAGCTCGTTGAGCGGCCGCGCCTGGCCTTGAGCCTGCCTTTTCGGGCCGAGGACGTCTCTCGTCTCGTCTTCAAGTGA
- a CDS encoding DUF4332 domain-containing protein, with protein sequence MKQVRLALIAMLAFGALAGCGIPSGSPLSVAESVDAEADRAYSIIDMQGIGPVYAAKLKEAGLSTTSKFLDATKTRKDRQVLSEKTGISYKLVLRWTRKADLMRISGVGVKQADLLEACGVASVKELAQRNAKNLTERVWAANNVAQPFVKGGTPTETRITAWIAAAKTIAQQVDDEQP encoded by the coding sequence ATGAAGCAGGTTCGCTTGGCCCTTATCGCGATGCTGGCGTTCGGCGCTCTGGCCGGCTGCGGCATTCCCTCGGGCTCGCCTCTCTCGGTGGCCGAGAGCGTCGATGCGGAAGCGGATCGCGCCTACTCGATCATCGACATGCAGGGCATCGGCCCGGTGTACGCCGCCAAGCTCAAGGAGGCCGGCCTCTCCACCACCTCCAAGTTCCTCGATGCGACCAAGACCCGCAAGGACCGCCAGGTGCTTTCCGAGAAGACCGGCATCTCGTACAAGCTGGTCCTGCGCTGGACGCGCAAGGCCGACCTGATGCGGATCTCCGGCGTCGGCGTCAAGCAGGCCGATCTGCTCGAGGCCTGCGGCGTGGCCTCGGTCAAGGAGCTGGCGCAGCGCAACGCCAAGAACCTGACCGAGCGCGTCTGGGCGGCCAACAACGTCGCCCAGCCCTTCGTCAAGGGCGGCACCCCCACCGAGACGCGCATCACCGCCTGGATCGCGGCGGCCAAGACGATCGCCCAGCAGGTCGACGACGAGCAGCCCTAA